The Synergistaceae bacterium genome includes a window with the following:
- the rsmG gene encoding 16S rRNA (guanine(527)-N(7))-methyltransferase RsmG produces MENENFKESAADEVKENEEELRRYTSLLSAANEFARLTGPSQEDLLWNDHVLDCASALPLLPREGRIIDVGTGGGLPGIVWAICRPGVSFTLLDSITRKCALVEKIAAAMGLKNVTVACARSEDYAKEHREKFHIAAARAVCAAGVLAEYLSPFVRLKGKAIAFKGPRVVEEIEAVGNKWKGLGLSSPRLLPYMLGDIKRYFLIWEKISQTPKGIPRRPGMAEKFPWFTR; encoded by the coding sequence ATGGAAAATGAAAATTTCAAAGAATCAGCAGCGGACGAAGTCAAAGAAAACGAAGAAGAACTGCGCCGCTATACAAGTTTGCTTTCTGCCGCAAATGAATTTGCCCGTTTGACCGGACCTTCCCAGGAAGATCTCCTCTGGAATGACCATGTGCTCGACTGCGCATCTGCGCTTCCGCTTCTTCCTAGAGAAGGACGGATCATTGATGTGGGCACAGGAGGCGGGCTCCCCGGCATTGTATGGGCAATCTGCCGTCCCGGCGTGAGCTTTACCCTGCTCGACAGTATCACACGCAAGTGCGCTCTAGTGGAAAAGATAGCCGCAGCAATGGGGCTGAAAAACGTAACCGTCGCATGCGCACGCTCAGAAGACTATGCAAAAGAGCATCGCGAAAAATTCCACATCGCAGCCGCAAGAGCGGTGTGTGCAGCCGGAGTGCTCGCTGAGTACCTCTCGCCATTTGTAAGGCTCAAGGGCAAGGCCATAGCGTTCAAAGGCCCTCGCGTTGTTGAAGAGATCGAAGCAGTAGGGAACAAATGGAAAGGACTAGGCCTCTCCTCGCCGCGGCTGTTACCTTATATGCTCGGCGATATAAAAAGATATTTTCTTATATGGGAGAAGATCTCCCAGACTCCCAAAGGCATCCCACGCAGACCTGGCATGGCGGAAAAATTTCCATGGTTCACAAGGTAA